The following are encoded together in the Mycteria americana isolate JAX WOST 10 ecotype Jacksonville Zoo and Gardens chromosome 2, USCA_MyAme_1.0, whole genome shotgun sequence genome:
- the CBLN2 gene encoding cerebellin-2 isoform X2, whose translation MAAASGSGSGPALGMGRRRRGALPEPAGGCCCCLAAALPLLLLLLPAGCPVRAQNDTEPIVLEGKCLVVCDSSPSADGAITSSLGISVRSGSAKVAFSATRSTNHEPSEMSNRTMTIYFDQVLVNIGNHFDLASSIFVAPRKGIYSFSFHVVKVYNRQTIQLIFIDLFREREKERERERELHDPAITIWKPVKELTFLNCPDISRSNNGGFEYLL comes from the exons ATGGCGGCGGCGAGCGGGAGCGGCAGCGGTCCGGCGCTGGGcatggggcggcggcggcggggggcgctgccggagccggcgggcggctgctgctgctgcctggcggcggcgctgccgctgctgctgctgctgctgcccgccggGTGCCCGGTGCGGGCGCAGAACGACACGGAGCCCATCGTGCTGGAGGGGAAGTGCCTGGTGGTGTGCGACTCCAGCCCCTCGGCCGACGGCGCCATCACCTCCTCCCTGGGGATCTCGGTGCGCTCGGGCAGCGCCAAGGTGGCCTTCTCGGCCACCCGCAGCACCAACCACGAGCCCTCCGAGATGAGCAACCGCACCATGACCATCTACTTCGACCAG GTATTAGTTAATATTGGCAACCATTTTGATCTTGCTTCCAGTATATTTGTAGCACCGAGAAAAGGGATATATAGTTTCAGTTTCCACGTGGTCAAGGTTTATAACAGACAAACCATCCAG CTGATCTTTATAGACctatttagagagagagagaaagagagagaaagagagagagagctaCATGATCCTGCAATTACAATCTGGAAACCGGTAAAGGAACTGACATTTCTGAATTGTCCTGACATTTCTAGAAGCAACAATGGAGGCTTTGAATATCTTCTCTGA
- the CBLN2 gene encoding cerebellin-2 isoform X1, producing MAAASGSGSGPALGMGRRRRGALPEPAGGCCCCLAAALPLLLLLLPAGCPVRAQNDTEPIVLEGKCLVVCDSSPSADGAITSSLGISVRSGSAKVAFSATRSTNHEPSEMSNRTMTIYFDQVLVNIGNHFDLASSIFVAPRKGIYSFSFHVVKVYNRQTIQVSLMQNGYPVISAFAGDQDVTREAASNGVLLHMEREDKVHLKLERGNLMGGWKYSTFSGFLVFPL from the exons ATGGCGGCGGCGAGCGGGAGCGGCAGCGGTCCGGCGCTGGGcatggggcggcggcggcggggggcgctgccggagccggcgggcggctgctgctgctgcctggcggcggcgctgccgctgctgctgctgctgctgcccgccggGTGCCCGGTGCGGGCGCAGAACGACACGGAGCCCATCGTGCTGGAGGGGAAGTGCCTGGTGGTGTGCGACTCCAGCCCCTCGGCCGACGGCGCCATCACCTCCTCCCTGGGGATCTCGGTGCGCTCGGGCAGCGCCAAGGTGGCCTTCTCGGCCACCCGCAGCACCAACCACGAGCCCTCCGAGATGAGCAACCGCACCATGACCATCTACTTCGACCAG GTATTAGTTAATATTGGCAACCATTTTGATCTTGCTTCCAGTATATTTGTAGCACCGAGAAAAGGGATATATAGTTTCAGTTTCCACGTGGTCAAGGTTTATAACAGACAAACCATCCAG GTAAGTTTAATGCAAAACGGCTACCCAGTGATTTCAGCTTTTGCAGGGGATCAGGACGTCACCAGAGAAGCAGCCAGCAATGGGGTCTTGCTCCAcatggaaagagaagacaaagtgCATCTCAAACTGGAAAGGGGTAACCTCATGGGAGGGTGGAAATATTCAACCTTTTCCGGCTTCTTAGTCTTTCCACTATAA
- the CBLN2 gene encoding cerebellin-2 isoform X3, protein MAAASGSGSGPALGMGRRRRGALPEPAGGCCCCLAAALPLLLLLLPAGCPVRAQNDTEPIVLEGKCLVVCDSSPSADGAITSSLGISVRSGSAKVAFSATRSTNHEPSEMSNRTMTIYFDQVSLMQNGYPVISAFAGDQDVTREAASNGVLLHMEREDKVHLKLERGNLMGGWKYSTFSGFLVFPL, encoded by the exons ATGGCGGCGGCGAGCGGGAGCGGCAGCGGTCCGGCGCTGGGcatggggcggcggcggcggggggcgctgccggagccggcgggcggctgctgctgctgcctggcggcggcgctgccgctgctgctgctgctgctgcccgccggGTGCCCGGTGCGGGCGCAGAACGACACGGAGCCCATCGTGCTGGAGGGGAAGTGCCTGGTGGTGTGCGACTCCAGCCCCTCGGCCGACGGCGCCATCACCTCCTCCCTGGGGATCTCGGTGCGCTCGGGCAGCGCCAAGGTGGCCTTCTCGGCCACCCGCAGCACCAACCACGAGCCCTCCGAGATGAGCAACCGCACCATGACCATCTACTTCGACCAG GTAAGTTTAATGCAAAACGGCTACCCAGTGATTTCAGCTTTTGCAGGGGATCAGGACGTCACCAGAGAAGCAGCCAGCAATGGGGTCTTGCTCCAcatggaaagagaagacaaagtgCATCTCAAACTGGAAAGGGGTAACCTCATGGGAGGGTGGAAATATTCAACCTTTTCCGGCTTCTTAGTCTTTCCACTATAA